Proteins from a genomic interval of Kitasatospora herbaricolor:
- a CDS encoding C40 family peptidase → MPVTLPLARLRRGRPRRPGALLTAVAAACCLLAGGTGAAQAAPAAVPLTSASCPALMAQGEQDGCVTELQNLLDTHGASIVVDGDFGPTTAVAVKGFQSAVGLTVDGQVGAATKSALYATPTAAVRLTSPHCAVVVRQGERDGCVTELQRRLNGRGAALTVDGDFGPATLTAVKNFQSANGLGPDGLVGPATKAKLYGEPVPPAPADQGSGRYAAVVSYAEAALDAYLPYVWGGGHDGPTGPSIGTCDGYTGVVTPCPADRTVGLDCSGLTRWVYWQAGVGDIGQITDNQIANPRFHPVAQGAAVPGDLVFFGASTADPAHVGIYTGAPGGVPTMINAPATGKFVASEPVSAHSSLIGYYHYS, encoded by the coding sequence ATGCCCGTGACCCTTCCGCTCGCCCGGCTCCGCCGGGGCCGGCCCCGCCGCCCGGGCGCGCTGCTCACGGCCGTCGCCGCGGCCTGCTGCCTGCTCGCGGGCGGTACCGGCGCCGCGCAGGCCGCGCCCGCCGCCGTCCCGCTGACCTCCGCCTCCTGCCCGGCCCTGATGGCCCAGGGCGAGCAGGACGGCTGCGTCACCGAACTGCAGAACCTGCTGGACACCCACGGCGCCAGCATCGTGGTCGACGGGGACTTCGGCCCGACCACGGCCGTCGCGGTCAAGGGCTTCCAGTCCGCCGTGGGCCTGACCGTCGACGGTCAGGTCGGCGCCGCCACCAAGAGCGCCCTGTACGCCACGCCGACCGCCGCCGTCCGGCTCACCTCGCCGCACTGCGCCGTGGTGGTCCGCCAGGGCGAACGGGACGGCTGCGTCACCGAACTGCAGCGCCGGCTGAACGGCCGCGGCGCCGCGCTGACCGTCGACGGGGACTTCGGCCCCGCCACCCTCACGGCCGTCAAGAACTTCCAGTCCGCGAACGGCCTGGGCCCGGACGGCCTGGTCGGCCCCGCGACCAAGGCCAAGCTCTACGGCGAGCCGGTGCCGCCGGCCCCCGCCGACCAGGGTTCCGGCCGCTACGCCGCGGTGGTCAGCTATGCCGAGGCCGCCCTCGACGCCTACCTGCCCTATGTCTGGGGCGGCGGCCACGACGGCCCGACCGGTCCTTCGATCGGCACCTGCGACGGCTACACCGGTGTCGTCACACCTTGCCCGGCCGACCGCACGGTGGGCCTGGACTGCTCCGGCCTGACCCGCTGGGTGTACTGGCAGGCCGGCGTCGGCGACATCGGCCAGATCACCGACAACCAGATCGCCAACCCCCGGTTCCACCCGGTCGCGCAAGGCGCCGCCGTCCCCGGCGACCTGGTGTTCTTCGGTGCGAGCACCGCTGACCCGGCGCACGTCGGCATCTACACCGGCGCGCCCGGCGGCGTGCCGACGATGATCAACGCGCCCGCCACCGGGAAGTTCGTGGCCTCCGAGCCGGTCTCGGCCCACTCGTCGCTGATCGGCTACTACCACTACAGCTGA
- a CDS encoding peptidoglycan-binding domain-containing protein gives MSRVTRSARSLAVLGLVTLTGTLVVASPAQADTSRSACFNAVGTRTSPNGVWTIPNVYLRQGSTGICVKELQEDLGAFGLTDYEWGNGDFVDGKFGPRTDSALRRIQADYNLSADGVAGPLTWQLLISHTTD, from the coding sequence ATGTCACGCGTCACCCGTTCCGCCCGCTCGCTCGCCGTCCTGGGCCTCGTCACCCTCACCGGCACCCTCGTCGTCGCCTCCCCCGCACAGGCCGACACCTCCCGCTCCGCCTGCTTCAACGCGGTCGGCACCCGCACCTCGCCGAACGGCGTCTGGACCATACCGAACGTGTACCTCCGCCAGGGCTCGACCGGCATCTGCGTCAAGGAGCTCCAGGAGGACCTGGGCGCCTTCGGCCTGACCGACTACGAGTGGGGCAACGGCGACTTCGTCGACGGCAAGTTCGGCCCCCGCACCGACTCCGCGCTGCGCCGCATCCAGGCCGACTACAACCTGTCCGCCGACGGCGTCGCCGGCCCGCTCACCTGGCAGCTGCTCATCTCCCACACCACCGACTGA
- a CDS encoding peptidoglycan-binding domain-containing protein, with amino-acid sequence MRKKSAALGAVAALFTALAFASAAPASAATSPMNCGYWSTQEPELSFGDSGAPVQALQCELNSAMANTGLSVDGKFGGLTYNAVVKFQGCAHLDKDGIVGPKTWAALDHWSNYGGYIPC; translated from the coding sequence ATGCGCAAGAAGTCCGCCGCCCTCGGCGCCGTCGCCGCCCTGTTCACCGCCCTGGCCTTCGCGAGCGCCGCCCCGGCGTCCGCCGCGACCAGCCCGATGAACTGCGGCTACTGGTCCACCCAGGAGCCCGAGCTGAGCTTCGGCGACAGCGGGGCCCCGGTCCAGGCCCTGCAGTGCGAGCTGAACTCCGCGATGGCGAACACCGGCCTGTCGGTGGACGGCAAGTTCGGCGGGCTGACCTACAACGCCGTGGTCAAGTTCCAGGGCTGCGCCCACCTCGACAAGGACGGCATCGTCGGCCCGAAGACCTGGGCCGCGCTGGACCACTGGAGCAACTACGGCGGCTACATCCCCTGCTGA
- a CDS encoding peptidoglycan-binding domain-containing protein encodes MRHKIAAVALAALLGGAGLAVAPTASAASSGYCSWTYTSSEPQLSYGDSGLAVKALQCQLNADMRDTHLVVDGKFGGLTYNAVVKFQGCAHLDKDGIVGPNTWRELNAHITDTSSDYVC; translated from the coding sequence ATGCGTCACAAGATCGCCGCGGTCGCCCTCGCCGCCCTGCTCGGCGGCGCCGGGCTCGCCGTCGCCCCGACCGCCTCCGCCGCCTCCTCGGGGTACTGCAGCTGGACGTACACCAGCAGCGAGCCCCAGCTGAGCTACGGCGACAGCGGCCTCGCGGTCAAGGCCCTCCAGTGCCAGCTCAACGCGGACATGCGCGACACCCACCTCGTGGTGGACGGCAAGTTCGGCGGGCTGACCTACAACGCCGTGGTCAAGTTCCAGGGCTGCGCCCACCTCGACAAGGACGGCATCGTCGGCCCGAACACCTGGCGCGAGCTGAACGCCCACATCACGGACACCAGCTCGGACTACGTCTGCTGA